A genomic stretch from Malus domestica chromosome 15, GDT2T_hap1 includes:
- the LOC103431362 gene encoding uncharacterized protein isoform X2 has product MGVVKDGTATGFLPSKQVFAIHYPGYPSSMSRAIETLGGTEAIRKARTSQSSRLELHFRPEDPYAHPAFGDLRPCNNFLLKISKTKSSAGQTDQVSNRTLKRSLQDATDLGKGIQSSEPESELLALKEDELQKPDNDQLNFDIVARVPEAYHFDGMVDYQHVIAVHADVARKKKRNWTEIDEPHLDKGGLMDVNQEDVMILLPQLFAPKDVPDSLVLKPSATLSAKKNQEEPVQHQWEMSMEPVLALDFGISEIPKRTNWEEYISHGSDQWVSQMALSQLFDERPIWPKESLTERLLDKGFNFSDHILRRLLSRVAYYFSRGPFLRFWIKKGYDPRKDPDSRIYQKIDYRVRPPLQSYCDANSANQLKHRWEDICAFRVFPYKCHTTLQLFELGDDYIQEQIRKPPAQTTCSSETGWFSYNMLENLKDRVKVRFLSVFPEPGSEHLLKAATESFKKSKKMCSKDNFIRAEVIQPEDNAEPNNLEDDEKDDAEADNVEEALDTYDGIDAAEDGEISLQSHSYMNMENISRTHLQELFGSFPSSETGGDRIQQDVAATHTSDEEYQIYEQESDGNFSDESD; this is encoded by the exons ATGGGGGTCGTGAAAGATGGCACCGCCACTGGATTTCTCCCTAGCAAACAAGTTTTCGCCATCCACTATCCCGGTTATCCTTCGTCCATGTCCCGCGCCATCGAGACACTCGGAGGAACCGAAGCAATTCGTAAG GCTCGTACTTCACAGTCAAGCAGGCTGGAGCTCCATTTTCGGCCCGAAGATCCATATGCACATCCTGCATTTGGAGACCTACGTCCTTGCAACAACTTTTTGCTCAAAATATCTAAAACCAAGTCTAGTGCTGGACAAACCGATCAAGTTTCCAATAGGACGTTGAAAAGGTCCTTGCAAGATGCAACTGACTTGGGCAAAGGCATACAGTCATCGGAACCCGAAAGTGAACTACTTGCCCTTAAAGAAGATGAATTGCAGAAACCTGATAATGATCAATTAAACTTTGATATTGTTGCTCGTGTTCCAGAGGCTTATCACTTTGATG GGATGGTAGACTACCAGCATGTCATTGCTGTCCATGCTGATGTTGCACGGAAGAAAAAGAGGAATTGGACAGAAATTGATGAGCCACACTTAG ATAAGGGTGGCCTTATGGATGTTAACCAGGAGGATGTGATGATTCTACTACCTCAACTTTTTGCACCCAAGGATGTGCCTGATAGTTTAGT GTTGAAACCATCAGCGACGTTGAGTGCAAAAAAGAATCAAGAAGAACCTGTGCAACACCAATGGGAG aTGAGTATGGAGCCAGTTCTTGCACTTGACTTTGGCATCAGTGA GATTCCTAAGAGAACAAATTGGGAGGAATATATATCCCATGGCTCAGATCAGTGGGTGTCACAGATGGCCTTGTCTCAGCTGTTTGATGAGCGGCCTATATGGCCAAAAGAGTCATTAACCGAACGCTTGCTTGATAAGGGCTTCAACTTTTCAGATCACATACTCAGAAG GCTTCTTTCTAGGGTTGCATACTACTTTTCGCGTGGACCTTTTCTTAGGTTTTGGATAAAAAAAGGATATGATCCTCGCAAAGATCCTGATTCTCGAAT ATATCAGAAAATTGATTATCGAGTAAGACCACCATTACAAAGTTACTGTGATGCTAATTCAGCCAATCA ACTAAAGCATAGATGGGAGGATATATGTGCATTTCGAGTGTTCCCTTACAAGTGCCATACAACATTGCAACTATTTGAACTTGGTGATGATTACATTCAAGAACAGATAAGGAAGCCTCCAGCTCAGACAACTTGCTCC TCTGAGACGGGATGGTTTTCGTATAACATGCTTGAGAACTTGAAAGATCGTGTTAAGGTGAGGTTCCTATCTGTGTTCCCGGAACCTGGTTCGGAACACTTGCTTAAAGCTGCAACGGAAAGCTTTAAAAAGTCCAAGAAGATGTGCAGTAAAGACAACTTTATACGTGCTGAAGTGATACAGCCAGAAGACAATGCTG AACCCAACAATCTTGAGGATGATGAGAAAGATGACGCTGAGGCTGATAATGTTGAAGAGGCATTAGATACGTATGACGGAATTGATGCG GCTGAGGATGGTGAAATTTCTCTGCAGTCACATTCCT ATATGAACATGGAAAACATCTCAAGAACCCATTTACAGGAACTTTTTGGTAGTTTTCCCTCTTCTGAAACAGGGGGTGATAGAATACAACAAGATGTAGCAGCAACACATACCAGCGATGAAGAATACCAGATTTACGAGCAAGAGAGTGATGGCAACTTCTCTGATGAAAGTGATTGA
- the LOC103431361 gene encoding probable thiol methyltransferase 2, whose protein sequence is MRKREEEDAHQNPPAVDKLQQVVHSNSTGGWDKCWEQGLTPWDLGQPTPVISYLHRTGALPKGRALVPGCGTGYDVVEIACPERHATGLDISENAINKALELFSSLPKARYFTFLKVDFFTWHPTELFDLVFDYTFFCAVEPDMRSAWARKIADILKPDGELITLMFPTSDHIGGPPYKVSVSDYEEVLHPLGFKATSIVDNELAVRPRKGREKLGRWKRSLSKSSL, encoded by the exons atgaggaagagagaggaagaagatgccCACCAGAACCCTCCCGCCGTCGACAAGCTTCAGCAAGTCGTGCACAGCAACTCTACAG GCGGTTGGGACAAGTGCTGGGAGCAAGGTTTGACCCCTTGGGATTTAGGGCAGCCAACGCCTGTTATTTCCTATCTTCATCGGACGGGAGCCCTTCCCAAGGGCAGGGCTCTTGTCCCTGGATGTGGCACT GGTTATGATGTTGTAGAAATTGCATGTCCTGAACGTCATGCCACTGGATTGGACATTTCAGAGAATGCCATTAACAAAGCTCTGGAG TTGTTTTCCTCACTTCCCAAAGCACGGTACTTTACCTTCTTAAAGGTGGACTTTTTCACTTGGCATCCAACTGAATTGTTTGATCTCGTTTTTGATTATAC GTTCTTCTGTGCTGTTGAACCAGACATGAGATCTGCATGGGCACGGAAGATCGCAGATATCTTAAAACCGGATGGGGAGCTCATAACACTGATGTTTCCT ACCAGTGATCATATTGGTGGACCGCCTTACAAAGTGTCAGTTTCAGA TTATGAAGAGGTTTTGCATCCCCTGGGCTTTAAGGCAACCTCCATCGTAGACAATGAACTAGCTGTCCGACCTCGCAAG GGAAGAGAGAAACTAGGAAGGTGGAAGAGGTCTCTAAGCAAATCCTCTCTCTGA
- the LOC103431362 gene encoding uncharacterized protein isoform X1, with translation MGVVKDGTATGFLPSKQVFAIHYPGYPSSMSRAIETLGGTEAIRKARTSQSSRLELHFRPEDPYAHPAFGDLRPCNNFLLKISKTKSSAGQTDQVSNRTLKRSLQDATDLGKGIQSSEPESELLALKEDELQKPDNDQLNFDIVARVPEAYHFDGMVDYQHVIAVHADVARKKKRNWTEIDEPHLDKGGLMDVNQEDVMILLPQLFAPKDVPDSLVLKPSATLSAKKNQEEPVQHQWEMSMEPVLALDFGISEIPKRTNWEEYISHGSDQWVSQMALSQLFDERPIWPKESLTERLLDKGFNFSDHILRRLLSRVAYYFSRGPFLRFWIKKGYDPRKDPDSRIYQKIDYRVRPPLQSYCDANSANQLKHRWEDICAFRVFPYKCHTTLQLFELGDDYIQEQIRKPPAQTTCSSETGWFSYNMLENLKDRVKVRFLSVFPEPGSEHLLKAATESFKKSKKMCSKDNFIRAEVIQPEDNAGKEDVAEPNNLEDDEKDDAEADNVEEALDTYDGIDAAEDGEISLQSHSYMNMENISRTHLQELFGSFPSSETGGDRIQQDVAATHTSDEEYQIYEQESDGNFSDESD, from the exons ATGGGGGTCGTGAAAGATGGCACCGCCACTGGATTTCTCCCTAGCAAACAAGTTTTCGCCATCCACTATCCCGGTTATCCTTCGTCCATGTCCCGCGCCATCGAGACACTCGGAGGAACCGAAGCAATTCGTAAG GCTCGTACTTCACAGTCAAGCAGGCTGGAGCTCCATTTTCGGCCCGAAGATCCATATGCACATCCTGCATTTGGAGACCTACGTCCTTGCAACAACTTTTTGCTCAAAATATCTAAAACCAAGTCTAGTGCTGGACAAACCGATCAAGTTTCCAATAGGACGTTGAAAAGGTCCTTGCAAGATGCAACTGACTTGGGCAAAGGCATACAGTCATCGGAACCCGAAAGTGAACTACTTGCCCTTAAAGAAGATGAATTGCAGAAACCTGATAATGATCAATTAAACTTTGATATTGTTGCTCGTGTTCCAGAGGCTTATCACTTTGATG GGATGGTAGACTACCAGCATGTCATTGCTGTCCATGCTGATGTTGCACGGAAGAAAAAGAGGAATTGGACAGAAATTGATGAGCCACACTTAG ATAAGGGTGGCCTTATGGATGTTAACCAGGAGGATGTGATGATTCTACTACCTCAACTTTTTGCACCCAAGGATGTGCCTGATAGTTTAGT GTTGAAACCATCAGCGACGTTGAGTGCAAAAAAGAATCAAGAAGAACCTGTGCAACACCAATGGGAG aTGAGTATGGAGCCAGTTCTTGCACTTGACTTTGGCATCAGTGA GATTCCTAAGAGAACAAATTGGGAGGAATATATATCCCATGGCTCAGATCAGTGGGTGTCACAGATGGCCTTGTCTCAGCTGTTTGATGAGCGGCCTATATGGCCAAAAGAGTCATTAACCGAACGCTTGCTTGATAAGGGCTTCAACTTTTCAGATCACATACTCAGAAG GCTTCTTTCTAGGGTTGCATACTACTTTTCGCGTGGACCTTTTCTTAGGTTTTGGATAAAAAAAGGATATGATCCTCGCAAAGATCCTGATTCTCGAAT ATATCAGAAAATTGATTATCGAGTAAGACCACCATTACAAAGTTACTGTGATGCTAATTCAGCCAATCA ACTAAAGCATAGATGGGAGGATATATGTGCATTTCGAGTGTTCCCTTACAAGTGCCATACAACATTGCAACTATTTGAACTTGGTGATGATTACATTCAAGAACAGATAAGGAAGCCTCCAGCTCAGACAACTTGCTCC TCTGAGACGGGATGGTTTTCGTATAACATGCTTGAGAACTTGAAAGATCGTGTTAAGGTGAGGTTCCTATCTGTGTTCCCGGAACCTGGTTCGGAACACTTGCTTAAAGCTGCAACGGAAAGCTTTAAAAAGTCCAAGAAGATGTGCAGTAAAGACAACTTTATACGTGCTGAAGTGATACAGCCAGAAGACAATGCTG GCAAGGAAGATGTTGCAGAACCCAACAATCTTGAGGATGATGAGAAAGATGACGCTGAGGCTGATAATGTTGAAGAGGCATTAGATACGTATGACGGAATTGATGCG GCTGAGGATGGTGAAATTTCTCTGCAGTCACATTCCT ATATGAACATGGAAAACATCTCAAGAACCCATTTACAGGAACTTTTTGGTAGTTTTCCCTCTTCTGAAACAGGGGGTGATAGAATACAACAAGATGTAGCAGCAACACATACCAGCGATGAAGAATACCAGATTTACGAGCAAGAGAGTGATGGCAACTTCTCTGATGAAAGTGATTGA
- the LOC103431362 gene encoding transcription factor tau subunit sfc1-like isoform X3: MAPPLDFSLANKFSPSTIPVILRPCPAPSRHSEEPKQFARTSQSSRLELHFRPEDPYAHPAFGDLRPCNNFLLKISKTKSSAGQTDQVSNRTLKRSLQDATDLGKGIQSSEPESELLALKEDELQKPDNDQLNFDIVARVPEAYHFDGMVDYQHVIAVHADVARKKKRNWTEIDEPHLDKGGLMDVNQEDVMILLPQLFAPKDVPDSLVLKPSATLSAKKNQEEPVQHQWEMSMEPVLALDFGISEIPKRTNWEEYISHGSDQWVSQMALSQLFDERPIWPKESLTERLLDKGFNFSDHILRRLLSRVAYYFSRGPFLRFWIKKGYDPRKDPDSRIYQKIDYRVRPPLQSYCDANSANQLKHRWEDICAFRVFPYKCHTTLQLFELGDDYIQEQIRKPPAQTTCSSETGWFSYNMLENLKDRVKVRFLSVFPEPGSEHLLKAATESFKKSKKMCSKDNFIRAEVIQPEDNAGKEDVAEPNNLEDDEKDDAEADNVEEALDTYDGIDAAEDGEISLQSHSYMNMENISRTHLQELFGSFPSSETGGDRIQQDVAATHTSDEEYQIYEQESDGNFSDESD, translated from the exons ATGGCACCGCCACTGGATTTCTCCCTAGCAAACAAGTTTTCGCCATCCACTATCCCGGTTATCCTTCGTCCATGTCCCGCGCCATCGAGACACTCGGAGGAACCGAAGCAATTC GCTCGTACTTCACAGTCAAGCAGGCTGGAGCTCCATTTTCGGCCCGAAGATCCATATGCACATCCTGCATTTGGAGACCTACGTCCTTGCAACAACTTTTTGCTCAAAATATCTAAAACCAAGTCTAGTGCTGGACAAACCGATCAAGTTTCCAATAGGACGTTGAAAAGGTCCTTGCAAGATGCAACTGACTTGGGCAAAGGCATACAGTCATCGGAACCCGAAAGTGAACTACTTGCCCTTAAAGAAGATGAATTGCAGAAACCTGATAATGATCAATTAAACTTTGATATTGTTGCTCGTGTTCCAGAGGCTTATCACTTTGATG GGATGGTAGACTACCAGCATGTCATTGCTGTCCATGCTGATGTTGCACGGAAGAAAAAGAGGAATTGGACAGAAATTGATGAGCCACACTTAG ATAAGGGTGGCCTTATGGATGTTAACCAGGAGGATGTGATGATTCTACTACCTCAACTTTTTGCACCCAAGGATGTGCCTGATAGTTTAGT GTTGAAACCATCAGCGACGTTGAGTGCAAAAAAGAATCAAGAAGAACCTGTGCAACACCAATGGGAG aTGAGTATGGAGCCAGTTCTTGCACTTGACTTTGGCATCAGTGA GATTCCTAAGAGAACAAATTGGGAGGAATATATATCCCATGGCTCAGATCAGTGGGTGTCACAGATGGCCTTGTCTCAGCTGTTTGATGAGCGGCCTATATGGCCAAAAGAGTCATTAACCGAACGCTTGCTTGATAAGGGCTTCAACTTTTCAGATCACATACTCAGAAG GCTTCTTTCTAGGGTTGCATACTACTTTTCGCGTGGACCTTTTCTTAGGTTTTGGATAAAAAAAGGATATGATCCTCGCAAAGATCCTGATTCTCGAAT ATATCAGAAAATTGATTATCGAGTAAGACCACCATTACAAAGTTACTGTGATGCTAATTCAGCCAATCA ACTAAAGCATAGATGGGAGGATATATGTGCATTTCGAGTGTTCCCTTACAAGTGCCATACAACATTGCAACTATTTGAACTTGGTGATGATTACATTCAAGAACAGATAAGGAAGCCTCCAGCTCAGACAACTTGCTCC TCTGAGACGGGATGGTTTTCGTATAACATGCTTGAGAACTTGAAAGATCGTGTTAAGGTGAGGTTCCTATCTGTGTTCCCGGAACCTGGTTCGGAACACTTGCTTAAAGCTGCAACGGAAAGCTTTAAAAAGTCCAAGAAGATGTGCAGTAAAGACAACTTTATACGTGCTGAAGTGATACAGCCAGAAGACAATGCTG GCAAGGAAGATGTTGCAGAACCCAACAATCTTGAGGATGATGAGAAAGATGACGCTGAGGCTGATAATGTTGAAGAGGCATTAGATACGTATGACGGAATTGATGCG GCTGAGGATGGTGAAATTTCTCTGCAGTCACATTCCT ATATGAACATGGAAAACATCTCAAGAACCCATTTACAGGAACTTTTTGGTAGTTTTCCCTCTTCTGAAACAGGGGGTGATAGAATACAACAAGATGTAGCAGCAACACATACCAGCGATGAAGAATACCAGATTTACGAGCAAGAGAGTGATGGCAACTTCTCTGATGAAAGTGATTGA